TGTAATGATCTGGTCAAATTCCCTaaacaaatacatatttgttttgtGATTCTTCTAGTATCATTTTAAGTTTTTTCAGTCTGtagtttttagattttaataGTTTTTCAGTATGTTTAACTCTAATTCAAATGAATAGATTTAAATAATTGGTGTCAATATTAAAATGTGAGCTTAATTTTCTGATGTTCTTATTAGATGAATTTCAAGGATGGGAGATTGTCGAGAATGGAGGTGACCGCTGGCAAGTCGAAAACAATAGAAGACCATTACCAGACAATACAATCACCCAATGTTTTGTAACATCTTATAGGTATGCGTAATATTTGACATCCAAGAAAATGTTGGCTCTGTTTAGCTTCTGGCACATTTTCAGGATAAAAATCAATCACGACGCTGCTCCACACATGAATTACACCAAAAGATTTTGCCCACAGGTTGTGTTTGAAGCGACAGCTGATTGATTTGCAGAAAGAAGGCTACAGTGCTGCTTTCATGGATCATCTGCAACCTCACATCAAAATCTCAGACTGGTGAGCGATCACTCAAACTCTGTTTATACTACAGTATAAATTTAAgatttgatgtgatttttgtGATTGACTTGGCAATGTAGGTCACATGTGTCCTGTGATTTACTGTCATAGGATATGGTGTTCATATTTACATGTTGCACATAAGTTATTGCCatattactagtactactattatTGCAGAACACTGCAGAAATTGTTATCTAATATTATAAAGAAACTCTTCATTAATCTGTCAAATTAAAAGAGaatatttgaaatgttgtttGAACCTTGTTGactttcaaaatattatttttgtgttgtacACTATTGATGACAGAACTTTTGGTGAGAATCACTAAGAGAATAAATAAGTGTAAAGTGTCACAGTTTGCCATATTTTGAGTGTTTCCTTAATTCTGTTTTGCTGCCATCTGATTCAGatgattcaattcatttatttacacgcCTATTCTGATTTACCTACAGTAGTTGCTTCTTGATCCTTCATCCTCTTTGCATATTCCTACATCATATTGTTAGCGCATATTGTGTTATCTGCAGGTATGGACCACGTAGGGATTGTGGATGTGAGTATCAGATCTGTGTGGAGTTGCTTGGTCATAAGAAGAACCGCATCAGTGTCTTTCAGCCTGAGAAAGTGTTCATTAAAGCGTGGAATGATGAGCCGTGGGGTCACGTGAGTAGATGAAACTCAAAGTTAATCCCCTAAATGAAGTGAAGCATCAATGTCTGCATGTTTATTTCTGCCCTATTTCAGATGATTCATGTCTTCAAGGATTATGGACCTGGTGTTCGGTTTATCCGTTTCACTCACGGAGGGAAGGACACTCAGTTCTGGGCAGGCTGGTATGGAATAAGAGTTACTAACAGTAGTGTGGAGATCTGCCCAGCTGCAGAGAGAGAGTCATTTCCTGTATGATTATTTTATACTTCGTTAAGTCATTCTGATGATGGAGCAGTCATTCTAATTATTCTAATGATGATGTTTGTATACAACacacaacattttaaatgtaaacgtTAGCATTTATAATAATTCAGTGAAGTGAAACTTGTATAATCAGGGTTTCCACGAgatcttaaaaagtctaaaatttataaattttaagccataaaaagacttaaatttgctgttcaaggtcttaaatatttttgcactggtcttatttttccgatgtTCATGTAACTTAATATCTAATGTTGACTTACAttcttttttgttgctgttgcttggttttcgtggggttgtagttctttatttcactagtcctaaTGTACTTTGaagtattacaactacaaatgagaccaacGTGAAATAGCCAATCAGCTCTCTGTTATTAAACTCAGTGCTTGTGCTGAATGTGGCGTCATCGCTctgtttgcggaggttcactttggGTGCACATAACATGATTTCATTtaagttgaatatgaatcactttgaagagatgctgtctgaaacaggtacgactgtacagacatctttatgatccataCGTGATCATAGGGAGAACCAGATGAACAATAATTATTAGCTGAAGATTGCAACAGCAGTTGGAAAGGAAGAAAGTCTttgttaaagtttggaaaaaccttaGGGATACGTTTATTAAAGTCAAAAGAGGTCTTGACAAAAGTTGATAACTGGAAATATTTGAACCTATTGGTTTACAACATACTGATGGCCTGTTTtactaggctttattggtgataatggtcaggaatgttggaacattattgcctttttagcttataagtagaggacagaaactagccagacagtaatgtgtaaattgttgagcgggcaaaaaaaaaaagtctgtactgtaaaaaaaatctgtaattgaaaaaaaaaaaaaaaaaaaagttaaaaaacggctgttaaattacagaaatttaccataaaataacaaatatttaattacagaaattgaaATGTAAGAAaagttctgtaatttaatatccgttattttaagttttttttttcggcaccccagctgccggaactaaaccgtaaaattacagattttttttacagtatacttttttgttgcttttgtttCATAATAAAAGATATAATTGTAAAGCAACCCATGttttgttgtcattaatatttaacttaaataaatatagaacatatccaagatatgaacaaaagcaagtgatgcatcaaagtttgatttattaaatcttgaatggttataaaaatcttcaGAATCattataataaactataaaaaatgataaaattagttagtttaaaaatcttgaatgatattaatgttaTGACATAGTTCCATAAACTTTCTTCTTTTCAGTTTATCCGTCTAACTTTACGGTGGCTTTCTTTTGACTGCCCCTGTCCTTTTGAAGAGCCTCGTCCATTTAGGTTGTGCTCGCAGTCAGCGTAGGTATGCGatgcataaataatataaatcagccttaagatgtttGGTTGTTTTTGTCCTGTAGTTCTATGATCCATCAAACCTGTCTTCAGTACTGTTctatttgaatacatttattttgccactaattttgtgattttgcattttctctttgtgaagttgataaactaatttcaagaggatcacgtgattatgattaaacacggctggttctgcattagcatgtatgatccaccaatcaggccagtcctaacccactataaagagccagggtttttcactAAAGTCTTCTTTgattgaagaatcccctcttccacctcTACTTCTTcacctttcccttcatagggcggcacggtggcccagtggttagcactgttgccttacagcaagaacgtcaccggttctagtcctttaacaggccagTGGTCttttctgtgcgtagtttgcatgttcttcctgtgctcgCGTAGGTTTTCCCCGGATTCTCCAGTTTCCTCtgacattccaaaaacatgcactacaagtgaatggatcaatctaaatttagcactgaAGTCAAACTGtcatcctgcagcatatctcttcattgcattcattttagtcatcagcttttatcaagggggagttgtcgaggtCTACCTGAGCTCatagggagcccagggctcaaggaccttttgggctcagggctctctcctgggacagcatgcctaacttgcttataatcaattatcaactaagtgtgaactcttgaactgtgtatgcgtgtttttgatattgtggtataggtcttaaatttaatacgtaatggtcttaaaaagtcttaaatttgacattgatatctgcagaaaccctgataatgtatacattcattccacactgactgatatattttaagtgttaattttttatttttttttttgatgaatttgATGACAATAAAAACCCCAAATTCAGTATCTCAGAAAATTCAGTATTATAGACATCTGGTGCCAAACTCTAATCTGCTAATTAACTCAAAAACACCTGAAAAGGTCTTTAAATGGTCTTTCAGTCTAGTTCTGTAGGCTGCACATTCATGGTGAAGACGGCTGAGTTGACAGTTGTCCAAAAGATGGTTATTGACACCTTACACAAGATGCAGATTTCATTTTCCAACAGGACTTGAAAGCTGCCAACACGTCGGCGCAGTGCGTAGCactatcgccttacagcaagatgaTCGCTGGtatgagccccggctgggtcagttagcatttctgtgtggagtttgcatgttctctccatgtccATGTGTTTCCtacgggtgttccggtttcccccacagtccaaagacacactctataggtgaatcgaatgagctaaattggccgtagtgtatgtgtgtgaatccaagaatgtatgggtgttaccaagtgctgggttgcagctgaaagggcatttgctgcatgaaacatatgctggataagtttgtggttcattgaaccaaaaagagaatgaataaCTGTCTTGGGAGCTGCTCACAGTACCAAAGCTACCAGTACCTGCTTTAAGGACCATGCTATCTCTGCAAACTTGCTTAATCTTAACACCATTGAAAATCTATGGGGTATTGTAAAGAGGAAGATGTGACATGCCAGACCTAACAGTGCAGAAGAGCTGAAGGCCACTGTCAGAGCAACCTGGGCTCTCATAACACCAGAGCAGTGCCACAGACTGATCGACTCGCACTACTGCAGTAATTCACGCAAAAAGAGCCCCAACTAAGTATTGAGTGCTGTGCATGGTCTTTTCATGTTCATACTTCTCAGTTGGCCAAGATTTCTATAAATCATTTTTTGTATTGGGCTTAAATAGTATTGTAATTTTCTGGGATACTGAATTTGTGTTTTTCATTAGTTGTcaccaaaattaaaataaataaacacttgaaatatatcAGTCTGTGTGGAATGAATGTACACATACAAGTTTTACCTgaagttactttatttatatgatCAGCTTTGTACAATTTTGACAGAATTACtgcatattttttattctttgttgtttttattttcttatacttgctgCTTTAATTCCTTTTTATGtaaaacacatacacattaccattgtgtatgaaatgtgctatataaataaacttgccttgcctattcaGTATTTTATCTATAGCTCTACTATTTGCAAATGAAAATGTTAACTATGTGTATTGTCAAATaaaaaagtgtatgtgtgtataaaaagTGTGTGTTCCTCAGTTCAATGCAATTTAATTCATGTATAATTTTTATagatcttttacaatgtagattgtgtcaaagcagcttaacatagacgttCTAGTAAAGTGAAATagagtcagtccagttttcagagttggaagttcagttcagtgtggtttgattttcattgctgaaagtctaaacattgaaaagcaaatccatcaatgctcAGCTCTACAcatcccaaccaagcaagccagtggcgagaaacaaacttcaccaattgacaaagtgaaggaaaaataactcgagagaaaccaggctctgttgggtacaaccatttctcctctggccaaacttcttgtgtagCATTGCAGTCTGCGAGCTGGAGGCTGGACAACACTGGACGTCCATAGAAAGTTATGATCAAGTGAaaatgagatggattgcctgagggagGAAGAAACTGTTCTTGTGTGTCTGGCTGTTCTGGTGCACAGTGCTGTGTAACGTCAACCAGACGGTAAAAGTTCAAAGAGTGAGTGTGCTGGATGTGAGGGGTCCAGAGGGATTTAGCCAGGCCTTTTGTTCACTCTAAATAAGTACAATTCAGCTCATCAGTCTGAACTGTTCGACACAGTCTTCAGTAGTCATATTTGTTAGCTGAGCTGAACAAAACAGATTCAGTGATGTCAGTGTACTGTAGAACTGTTTCAGCATATCCTGTGGCAGGTTAAACTGCTCCAACAAAGCGCTTTCATTTTTTCAAGATTGTTGTCAAGCAGTAAGAAGAagtaagcatatatatatatatatatatatatatatatatatatatatgtatgtatgtatgtatgtatgtatatatatatatatatatgtatgtatgtatatatgtgtatatgtgtgtgtgtgtgtgtgtgtgtgtgtgtgtgtgtgtatatatttgtgtgtgtgtgtgtgtgtgtatatatatatatatatattatcgaCCACACTGcttcttttttatgtaaatatattattaaaaatgaaaaatttgtatggCAGCAGCCATGCTTTACTCCAATTAATCTCCCATAATAAAGAATTCCAATAAAATATCTCTCTTGGAATAACtctattttttatcattaaataCTTGCCTTATGTCTTAGTTAGTTCATTTGTTTGTCAAATATATTTTTACCGTTTATCAGGAAATAACATTCTATATTTTATATCTTGTAAGAGGTTAAATTACTGCAGAATAAATATACGAGTCCCGagaaaataaaatcatttgttGGTTCAGTGATGTGTCTCGTCTTGCTGTACACGCCTTCGTCAGTTGTGGCAATagtatgaagctgcaggcccggagaacCAACTGCACGCTCAGATCTGCTCGTTCAGACTGctagacctgcacttccagacctttacagtgccacctgctgtttcaagagttcacacttagatattgcttgacagctgtaagcaggtttggcatgctgtcccgggagagaaccctgagctcggagatagttgagcccagggctcccgccaggtccatagagcatgtgaggggagtacgagatcaggtggttctcgagagctcccctttttgtaaaggagaaaaggaggagaaaggggtggatggggggtttcttcggaaaacgaagataagggagtaatgtctagctaggctacttatagtgggttaggatagatctgattggctaactaatgagtgtagataggtggccagctgctgtcaattatatcacgtgctcctctcgaaattagtttaaaaacttcacttcaagagttcacacttagatattgcttgacagctgtaagcaggtttggcatgctgtcctgggagagaaccctgagctcggagatagttgagcccagggctcccgccaggtccatagagcatgtgaggggagtacgagatcaggtggttctcgagagctccccaaatgcatgaagctcgggacagcagccgtgtattcgaagaaactccccaaaaggcttgaaatgctatatccggctgctggatatagttatttgaaaaagaaaaggtaaagagggctcctttggagcaaagggtgaaacaggttcctgcgggaacccgagcagagttggcttgggctgtgaatactcctgctggagtagagactcggggagacccctgcgggggtcagagccatggggtgggcgggaatcctgctggagtcattacaagggaaggggagtgaaggactccggctggagaggggggtgaaggggggcagggggggcggggactccaaaggagtaatttgctcgaggaacactccttgcggagattgagctgggaggtggcagcactatatataattatatatttatatgaaacatatagatatataaatatataatggggtaatctagggccttgggggggcgtttttactgactcttgcgagagtcgaagctcttggctctcctgcgggagagagagctgtatgtgccatctccagctggagtcgggaaaaggaatggtcggtgaagccccagctgaagggggaaatggcagttgggcgatgacccctgcggggatccggtgctcgggattaactccgcgggagttagagcttgagggtgacagcactatatataaatatatatttatatgcgtgggtgcatatatatatacatatatataaataaatttaaaaaataaaagataagtgtgagaaataaacaaaaaataaacataaataaaagctagggccggggagggtcggtgacatgactcgtgtcacagctcggggttgggtgagctatttagctgctccagtaggagtcgggaaagatgagggggaggtgaagacttcttactggagggtgacgggcggtataggtgctctgggggtgttcctgcgggaacagagcgtgagggtgacagcactatatataaattcatatttatatgcgtgggtgcatatagatgtaaatttatataaataaaatcaaacagagagaaaaataaatagtgctatactatatgtcattatggaatgacataatataaaaagctaaggccagggcagtgagatgattcctgcgagaatcgaagctcggggtaacgcccctgcgggggccagagccatggggggggcggggtcctacagaagttagaaaagttggggggcagtgaaaacttctgtggcagcggccggggggggggcgggggtgacaagggggcctgggcagggagagaactcctactggagttaggtgagtgaaaagggggagaaggctgagtgcaaatcagctggaaggaagaaaggaagctagatggctgggtcatgcccgcgcccttgggagactgggtagttcctctgccctcgggaagctggtatggttgggtcgtattctctccctggactaggcccatgcccttggccgctgggattactgcatctgctggtgagggtcctctgagcttccctgagatggctgtggctgagtcagatataagatttgaaggcgtcgggagactactttcctagtgtttgtatgtgttgttacggtagcccttgtgtgctgctgtggtggtggctccaattctgaatgagtgactggattatgaatctggtgggaagcctgaatggtcctatgactttaaggtgttatgaaaccaaaaatgtaattgaacggaatgtgtggatgtgttgagcagtgagaaactgatgagttgttctggggtaacttaaaatgtataaatgaatgctgacgcaaattgtgtatgctgtggttatgggattatcatcttaaaaggagagatggagtcagctgcggctctgcttctgataccagtttctgaaaataaagcaaaagagagtcagcgatttcctatgcaactaggaacatgtacagcagtattttttttatttattttttatttttattttattttattttatttttattttattttattattatttttttttttttcagaatgtatTGACTATATTGCCCGTTAGAAGCGCATTGGCGGCCCCGATAATATACCCACGAAGGGGGCAGCATCTGTGTAAAAAGGATATACTGAGGATGAAATTGGATagctaataaatgaatggcttcTATTCCAGCGCTTAAGGAAGGAAGCATAAGCAGGTCGCATGCTTTAAGCGCTACCTGATGGTTacgaacctttatgaatttcatttCTGTTAAACCAGGAGTCACCAAATATGGTACCGATGGGCACCAGATAGCTCACGAGGCTCTCGTGTGTTGctcacaggcctgttctaaaatagctcaccataacaccacttacaagtaagctttctctaatatagaagtaatcatttaaaaatgtaaatatttgcaaagataaataaaatagtgttgcacgttgatatattaattacggggtatttcctaccctgttaaatcattgttggtaactttgagagaatcataacatgatcagtgactacacctggatgaatattattcattattaaaaaataaccaaaaacttaaattataattataagtaaattgagcaatttgttatttgagaagtgtttatccaactggtagccctccacgttAATCGGTGCCCGAAAGTAGCTCTTAGTTTCAGAGGTTAGTGACTCCCGTGTTAAAcgctaaagacaacattttgaagaaagctgaaaacctgtaaccattgactttcacaggaaggaaataaataataaggaagtcaatgcggctgtccgtagtgcccagccacaattcatgacacttcgtattctgccgcgccgcggagcgctatttgtataattgattagtttatttgataaagtatgaATGCGTGAGTCTGGTGTGCATTAATCTACTATTCTCTGTCGTAAGTGCGTCGCGTCACCGCGCCGTCGGCGCCTCTGGTGCGCGACGCCCTTCAGGCACAGTTGTTACGGCCAAGATCGGATTTAGATCATTTCTCTTCTATTCCGGAGATTGCTGCTGCGAGATGAAATAGGTGAGTGACGAAAAGGCATCCCTGCGGGataatgcgcatgtgtgtttgatgttctagatggagagcagtttatgcttagcgtgatatttttcttccagaatataaaaggggactgattgtcgatttattcaagtagcttattaatgcttgaaattctatcactccaaattaatgcttaagaattctatagaagtgcttaagccggaggttcttccgcaatgagaatgcaaatattagaaaacCGGTCACTAGTTTAGCTGGGGGATATTAGGGAGAGAGAAACGGGAACTTGTAGGTGAATTACGTGCAAACACCGTAGTTATTGGCGAAATCCAGCGGATCGTTTTTAAGCATAAATGTGTGGGCTACTTTTGCATCCGAATGTTAAACGGACTACGAAATGTAATTGTGACCTCCGATTGCCAGAAATCGGGTGGCGGGTGTAATGTTGATTGCAACCGAGCGCTGCAGCCGTCTAGATTAGAgagattgcttggtttataacgTGATAATTTAAGCATATTCATCAGGTAGAATCATGCTGTTAAAGCTGAAAAAGGCAGAATTATGAGGAGATGAAAGAGCCGTTGTTAGACGTTTTTAGAAACGTTCTAATGTCCATTTCAGTAGGGCTGGTATGGATGTGCTTAACAGGGAATTGCTCTGTGATTTCTGGTGTAGTGTTGGTGGACGGCTAGTGAGGTTGTGGGAAGGGAGCGCCGAGATCGGCTGTGCTTCAGTAGACGAAACCtggaatgagaaattcagaaattaggtcagttacaaacgtaattcagtaaaagcataaacatattgacaaaagtcgacaagtaatttctattttataatagaaaataatcagCAGTAGCTGCGAGCTTGTAAAAATGAGAGGGGGAAAAAGCAATGATACGCAAGGTAGAGGGGCGGGGTGCGTAGGTGGTAAGGATCGCTGAAAGAGGAGGACTGGAGTGTGCACTGGAATCGGGAGCTGCAGGATGGAAGAGGTGAGGTGGGATTCCCAAGAGTTGCTTTATTGTCCGGGAGATAGGTTTTATCCGTGTTTAGAATTATGATTGCTGCAATATGTCCAAATCCAATATTGCTTTTTATCCTTTCCTTGATTCTCCGGGGAGGCGGAGAGATTGCGGGTTTAATGTCTGTTTAGGATAGGGGGTGTGGCAGGAGCGTGTTATGTCCTGGGGGTGGCGGTGAAGACGTAGATTCGCAAGTGTTTTGGGTTTAATGCAGCGGCTTTGAATTATGGTCCCGGCGTctaggagtttggaggagttcagtgacagtcgttgttggatatgagtgacacatgatgatgctggagaaggtacgtagcggagctggggattgcattgtgatctggctggagtggataggcctacggcctctcgttggagcctcggtctcgagctgactttcatgctgggctggttgttgttaagacggggctggtgtttcagggagcccggagctttctttcttgtatgtagctgcgctgatgctgttgtgatctcagccgccgtcgctgttgttgttgtttttgtcattttttgtagtTGCTGACTGTCAGAAAGCCTGCTTGATGGACTAGGAACTAAAGTTCGTTGCATGTTTCTAGGGGGGACGTTTAGTTTATGGGACCTGCTGTTATGTTCTCCATCATTGCTAGCTCCTGCTGATGTTGTTTTCTGTAATGCGTTCATCTTATACAAGTAAGTTTTAATCTGAAACATCTAATACTTATGTAACATGCATGCTGATACTATTTTGAGGTCTATATCGCCTATAATGTTCCGCTATAGCGGTTATTTGCGGCCGCGATTGCCGCGATAATTCTGCTGAGTCATCCCCATTAAGCCAGAGCTATAAATAGCCGTTATGGACGGCCGATCAGCGTGTTTGCTTATATGAACGGACATTTCTTAGACTTGTTGCTAATTAGACTGTCACATTCCTAACAGACATTACTGTTATTATGTTTGAGTTTAATATGGACATTTATGATGAATGTTATTGTTGCAGTGTATTGTTTCAGTCAATGTTAATGACAATTCATAGTCAATACTAGTTTGTAATTActtctttatttgttttccttTGTAGACCATTACATCTTTTCATTTCTCACTACCATTACCTATAATTGAGCAATCTGATGATTATgttgaagaaaataaatatttcaaacgtcAACACTTCTCCTGCCCTCCTGATTCTCTGACCGGAATCTGGTCCATATTTGGCCGCCTCAACCAGTGGAAAATTTAC
The nucleotide sequence above comes from Danio rerio strain Tuebingen ecotype United States chromosome 23, GRCz12tu, whole genome shotgun sequence. Encoded proteins:
- the fbxo44.3 gene encoding uncharacterized protein LOC767635 (The RefSeq protein has 3 substitutions compared to this genomic sequence) encodes the protein MGQAESRNTDAPLTDVRSFESRSAAFSGVMPDVPLTVVEEILLNLPAHHVVNECRPVCPEWKELVDSAAHWRERCMREGIQPCDASRPPVDWCQFYFITKKRRNLIKNPVADDEFQGWEIVENGGDRWQVENNRRPLPDNTITQCFVTSYRLCLKRQLIDLQKEGYSAAFMGHLQPHIKISDWYGPRRDCGCEYQICVELLGHKKNRISVFQPEKVFIKAWNDEPWGHMIHVFKDYGPGVRFIRFTHGGKDTQFWAGWYGIRVTNSSVEICPAAERESFPV